The window CACAGAATACCAGATACTAGCACAACTATGTCAAAAACTAGGAAAACCAGTACCTTTTAGAGGATGGACAAAAGCTGAGGTTGTAAATACATTCAGAAGTCTATTTACAAAAAATGTTCTAGGAAAAGATATGATACTTATTGTAATATTAGATGAAATTGATGTAGTACTAAAAAATGATGGAGATAGCATACTCTACACTTTAACTCGAACTGATAATGTTGCAATAACATCAATAAGTAACTATGTAGACTTTAAAAAATTCATAAAACCTAAAGTAAAAAGCAGTCTACGTGATCGTGAAATAGTATTTCCACCATATAATGCAGCACAACTACAAGATATCCTAAAAGAAAGATCACAACTATCATTTAAAGAAGGAGTAATATCAAGTGGAGTACTTTCATATTGTGCAGCACTTGCAGCAAAAGAAGAAGGAGATGCACGATATGCACTAGATCTTCTTAAAACATCAGGTGAAATAGCAGATGAAATAGGAGCAAGTGAAGTAAATCGAAACTTTGTAGAAGAAGCAAAAGATCGTATAGAACACAATAAAATATATGATGTAATTGTAACACTACCAATACAACAACAAAGAGTACTTGAAACAATTAAAGATCTAACTGAGAAAAAAAAGGAAATAACCTCAGGAAAACTATATGAATCATACCAAAAACTAGCAAAATCAGATGCAGTATCATACAGACGACTATTTGACTTTGTAAATGAACTTGAAATGCTAGGACTCATATCAACAAATACCATCTCACGAGGACGAGGACGAGGACGAACCAACATAATTACACTACAATGTGATACTGATTTAATTGATAAGGCATTACAATTTAAAACATAAACACCCTTTCCTCTTTTTTTTTAATCTTTTTTTCTATACTTAAAATTAAACTTTAGTTAAACTATTTTT of the Methanosphaera cuniculi genome contains:
- a CDS encoding Cdc6/Cdc18 family protein gives rise to the protein MNIFQKLDEKETIFKTKEYLDHRFIPETLPHRNEQIESIAKYWVEALNNITPPDITLYGKTGTGKTSATLYAKKQLEEIASERNLNIRIEYLRCTDFNTEYQILAQLCQKLGKPVPFRGWTKAEVVNTFRSLFTKNVLGKDMILIVILDEIDVVLKNDGDSILYTLTRTDNVAITSISNYVDFKKFIKPKVKSSLRDREIVFPPYNAAQLQDILKERSQLSFKEGVISSGVLSYCAALAAKEEGDARYALDLLKTSGEIADEIGASEVNRNFVEEAKDRIEHNKIYDVIVTLPIQQQRVLETIKDLTEKKKEITSGKLYESYQKLAKSDAVSYRRLFDFVNELEMLGLISTNTISRGRGRGRTNIITLQCDTDLIDKALQFKT